From one Catharus ustulatus isolate bCatUst1 chromosome 1, bCatUst1.pri.v2, whole genome shotgun sequence genomic stretch:
- the VPS4B gene encoding vacuolar protein sorting-associated protein 4B isoform X2, with amino-acid sequence MHMCFAVYKQLFLFKLLDEAQGDKAKQSIRAKCTEYLDRAEKLKEYLKKKEKTAPKPVKESGPAEGKGNDSDGEGESEDPEKKKLQNQLQGAIVMERPNVKWSDVAGLEGAKEALKEAVILPIKFPHLFTGKRTPWRGILLFGPPGTGKSYLAKAVATEANNSTFFSVSSSDLVSKWLGESEKLVKNLFQLARENKPSIIFIDEIDSLCGSRSENESEAARRIKTEFLVQMQGVGVDNEGILVLGATNIPWVLDSAIRRRFEKRIYIPLPEDHARAAMFKLHLGSTPNELKDSDYRELGKRTEGYSGADISVIVRDALMQPVRKVQSATHFKKVKGPSVSNPNTMVDLYTPCSPGDGGATEMTWMEVPGDKLLEPKVSMTDMLRSLASTKPTVNEQDLEKLRKFTEDFGQEG; translated from the exons ATGCATATGTGCTTTGCTGTTTACAAACAATTGTTTCTCTTCAAACTCTTAGATGAAGCACAGGGtgataaagcaaaacaaagcattaGAGCAAAATGTACGGAATACTTGGACCgagcagaaaagctgaaagaatatctgaaaaaaaaagaaaaaactgcacCAAAACCAGTTAAAGAATCTGGTCCTGCTGAAGGAAAAGG GAATGACAGTGATGGGGAAGGGGAGTCAGAGGACCCTGAAAAAAAGAAGCTACAGAATCAACTTCAAG GAGCAATTGTTATGGAGCGACCAAATGTCAAATGGAGTGATGTTGCTGGCCTTGAAGGTGCCAAAGAGGCACTTAAAGAAGCAGTCATCCTTCCCATTAAATTTCCACACCTGTTTACAG GCAAGAGAACACCCTGGAGAGGCATTCTCCTATTTGGACCACCAGGAACAGGAAAGTCTTATTTAGCAAAAGCTGTGGCAACGGAAGCAAACAACTCTACCTTCTTCTCAGTATCTTCATCTGACCTTGTCTCAAAATGGTTAGGTGAAAGTGAAAA ATTAGTGAAAAACTTGTTCCAGCTTGccagagaaaacaaaccttCTATCATCTTCATTGATGAGATAGATTCCCTCTGCGGGTCAAGAAGTGAAAATGAAAGCGAGGCTGCTAGACGgataaaaacagaatttctaGTCCAGATGCAAG GGGTTGGTGTTGACAATGAAGGAATCTTGGTCTTAGGAGCAACAAACATACCCTGGGTTTTGGATTCTGCTATCAGAAGAAG GTTTGAGAAGCGTATTTATATTCCTTTACCTGAAGACCATGCCAGGGCTGCGATGTTCAAACTTCACCTTGGGTCAACTCCAAATGAGCTAAAAGACTCAGATTATCGAGAGCTTGGGAAAAGAACCGAGGGCTATTCTGGTGCAGATATAAGTGTCATTGTCCGTGATGCACTGATGCAGCCTGTTAGAAAAGTGCAATCAGCAACTCACTTTAAAAAA gTAAAAGGACCATCAGTGTCTAATCCAAATACGATGGTAGATTTATACACTCCTTGCTCTCCAGGTGATGGTGGTGCCACGGAAATGACATGGATGGAGGTCCCAGGTGATAAATTACTGGAGCCTAAAGTTTCCATG actGATATGCTCAGGTCGCTTGCTAGCACAAAACCAACAGTTAATGAACAGGACCTGGAGAAGCTGAGAAAGTTTACAGAAGACTTTGGTCAGGAAGGCTAA
- the VPS4B gene encoding vacuolar protein sorting-associated protein 4B isoform X1: MAANGGNLQKAIDLASKAAQEDKAGNYEEAFRLYQHAVQYFLHVVKYEAQGDKAKQSIRAKCTEYLDRAEKLKEYLKKKEKTAPKPVKESGPAEGKGNDSDGEGESEDPEKKKLQNQLQGAIVMERPNVKWSDVAGLEGAKEALKEAVILPIKFPHLFTGKRTPWRGILLFGPPGTGKSYLAKAVATEANNSTFFSVSSSDLVSKWLGESEKLVKNLFQLARENKPSIIFIDEIDSLCGSRSENESEAARRIKTEFLVQMQGVGVDNEGILVLGATNIPWVLDSAIRRRFEKRIYIPLPEDHARAAMFKLHLGSTPNELKDSDYRELGKRTEGYSGADISVIVRDALMQPVRKVQSATHFKKVKGPSVSNPNTMVDLYTPCSPGDGGATEMTWMEVPGDKLLEPKVSMTDMLRSLASTKPTVNEQDLEKLRKFTEDFGQEG, encoded by the exons AAAGCAATAGACCTTGCTAGCAAGGCAGCACAGGAAGATAAAGCAGGAAACTATGAGGAAGCCTTCCGCTTGTACCAACATGCTGTGCAGTATTTTCTCCATGTTGTTAAAT ATGAAGCACAGGGtgataaagcaaaacaaagcattaGAGCAAAATGTACGGAATACTTGGACCgagcagaaaagctgaaagaatatctgaaaaaaaaagaaaaaactgcacCAAAACCAGTTAAAGAATCTGGTCCTGCTGAAGGAAAAGG GAATGACAGTGATGGGGAAGGGGAGTCAGAGGACCCTGAAAAAAAGAAGCTACAGAATCAACTTCAAG GAGCAATTGTTATGGAGCGACCAAATGTCAAATGGAGTGATGTTGCTGGCCTTGAAGGTGCCAAAGAGGCACTTAAAGAAGCAGTCATCCTTCCCATTAAATTTCCACACCTGTTTACAG GCAAGAGAACACCCTGGAGAGGCATTCTCCTATTTGGACCACCAGGAACAGGAAAGTCTTATTTAGCAAAAGCTGTGGCAACGGAAGCAAACAACTCTACCTTCTTCTCAGTATCTTCATCTGACCTTGTCTCAAAATGGTTAGGTGAAAGTGAAAA ATTAGTGAAAAACTTGTTCCAGCTTGccagagaaaacaaaccttCTATCATCTTCATTGATGAGATAGATTCCCTCTGCGGGTCAAGAAGTGAAAATGAAAGCGAGGCTGCTAGACGgataaaaacagaatttctaGTCCAGATGCAAG GGGTTGGTGTTGACAATGAAGGAATCTTGGTCTTAGGAGCAACAAACATACCCTGGGTTTTGGATTCTGCTATCAGAAGAAG GTTTGAGAAGCGTATTTATATTCCTTTACCTGAAGACCATGCCAGGGCTGCGATGTTCAAACTTCACCTTGGGTCAACTCCAAATGAGCTAAAAGACTCAGATTATCGAGAGCTTGGGAAAAGAACCGAGGGCTATTCTGGTGCAGATATAAGTGTCATTGTCCGTGATGCACTGATGCAGCCTGTTAGAAAAGTGCAATCAGCAACTCACTTTAAAAAA gTAAAAGGACCATCAGTGTCTAATCCAAATACGATGGTAGATTTATACACTCCTTGCTCTCCAGGTGATGGTGGTGCCACGGAAATGACATGGATGGAGGTCCCAGGTGATAAATTACTGGAGCCTAAAGTTTCCATG actGATATGCTCAGGTCGCTTGCTAGCACAAAACCAACAGTTAATGAACAGGACCTGGAGAAGCTGAGAAAGTTTACAGAAGACTTTGGTCAGGAAGGCTAA